A single Thermoleophilia bacterium DNA region contains:
- a CDS encoding cytochrome c, with translation MIAAYEIGTNNPSNPGGGQSSGPVTEKPPAKPAAAGPGLDLFVANCGSCHTLAEADTAGAVGPNLDDLQPDAALVTSAIENGGAGSGVMPSNIVSGEETQQISDYVADSVGSSK, from the coding sequence ATGATCGCGGCCTACGAGATCGGGACCAACAACCCGAGCAATCCGGGCGGAGGACAGAGTTCCGGACCGGTCACCGAGAAGCCTCCCGCCAAACCGGCCGCTGCCGGACCGGGGCTCGATCTCTTCGTCGCGAACTGCGGCAGCTGTCATACGCTCGCCGAAGCGGACACCGCCGGTGCGGTCGGGCCCAACCTCGACGACCTCCAGCCTGACGCGGCTCTCGTCACGTCGGCCATCGAGAACGGTGGGGCCGGCTCCGGCGTGATGCCGTCCAACATCGTGTCCGGCGAAGAGACCCAGCAGATTTCCGACTACGTCGCCGATTCCGTCGGGTCCTCGAAGTAG